The Dethiosulfovibrio faecalis genome contains the following window.
AGATAGTGGCTAGACGAAGGGTTCCATCGTTCATGTGATGGGCCTCTGTAACTAGCTCTTCCTCGTATCTTTCTTTAAACTTCAACTCCTTCCAGCCACTACGTAGGGATTTTGTCTCTATATCCATTAGGTGAGGATATATCTCCCGCAGGGCATCGACGAGCTCCCTTCTCTCTTTCTCGATCATACCGTCGATAAAAGCCGATAGGCCCTCTCCTCCAGGTCCAACCTCCTCCACAGATCGGGCCCTTTCACGCATCTGAGGAGGCGAGAGCAAGTCCATGGACTTGATCGATCCTATAAGTCTTTTAAGCTCCAAGAGTTCGGGCTGTTCATCCAAGGAGGAGTCTTTTAGCTGAGAGAGGATCGACCCCTGATAATCAAATTCGATGCGGCGAAGTGAGCCAGACCCTATTCGGTAATGACCGTCCTTAACCTCCATGAAAACGTCACCGCTATCGCTCTTCACCGACTCTTTAGTACAACGAAGAAACGTCTCTGCACAGTTAAACTGGCAGTCCCAGACTATTGTTATTCCAGCCTCAACCTCTGCCGTTACCTTAAAGGAAATAACCCTTGCTAGGGCCCTCTGACCCAACCGAGAAGGAATGTCCTTCCAGTTCCAACGTCGCGACCTAGCCCAATCAGAAAGTTTGCCCCTCATCATCTGGCCGATAAAATCGATGGCCTGCAGCACAGTGGATTTTCCCGATCCGTTTAAGCCGATCAGACATGTAAAATCGCTCAACTCAAGTTCCATGTCGACTAGACTCTTAAATTTCTTTATCGATATACTTTTTATCATCTAAAGAACCTCGTTTCTATG
Protein-coding sequences here:
- a CDS encoding AAA family ATPase, with translation MIKSISIKKFKSLVDMELELSDFTCLIGLNGSGKSTVLQAIDFIGQMMRGKLSDWARSRRWNWKDIPSRLGQRALARVISFKVTAEVEAGITIVWDCQFNCAETFLRCTKESVKSDSGDVFMEVKDGHYRIGSGSLRRIEFDYQGSILSQLKDSSLDEQPELLELKRLIGSIKSMDLLSPPQMRERARSVEEVGPGGEGLSAFIDGMIEKERRELVDALREIYPHLMDIETKSLRSGWKELKFKERYEEELVTEAHHMNDGTLRLATIFALLARGDRILLFDEIENGINPEVMERLVQRMVESHRQVIVTTHSPMILNYLSDEVAERSVILLYKNRDGHTKSTRFFDLPDVKKKLTLLGPGEVFLDSDLREPVEIRES